A genomic stretch from Actinomycetota bacterium includes:
- a CDS encoding alpha-hydroxy-acid oxidizing protein, with product MELEQIYGTEEFESIAKERMDPGAFAYYAGGAGLELTLRENVAAFRRYRFRPRVLRGHIVAQTSTTLLGTQVALPIALAPAALQRLAHPDGEVAVARAAGDAGILMCLATESSCSLEDVAAAADGPKWFQCYVHRDRGLTEEILRRAEATGYSAIVLTVDLPVPGYREREYRHAYVVPPHAVPGNFAAATDKPIAERVTEQYSRGLRWDDIAWLRDTVKLPIVLKGILSSDDAELAVEHGADAIFVSNHGARQLDQSVAPIDVLEEVTEAIQGRAEVYLDGGVRRGTDVLIALALGARAVFIGRPYLWGLAAGGQEGVARVLAVLRLQLENGMVQLGAGTLEDITREHVF from the coding sequence ATGGAGCTAGAGCAGATATACGGAACGGAGGAGTTCGAGTCGATCGCGAAAGAACGGATGGATCCAGGAGCGTTCGCCTACTACGCGGGCGGCGCCGGACTCGAGTTGACCCTGCGCGAGAACGTCGCCGCCTTCAGGCGTTACCGGTTCCGACCTCGCGTGTTGCGCGGGCACATCGTTGCTCAAACCTCTACAACGTTGCTCGGGACCCAGGTCGCTCTGCCGATCGCGCTCGCTCCCGCCGCGTTGCAGCGTTTGGCGCATCCAGACGGAGAAGTCGCCGTAGCGCGGGCGGCCGGCGACGCGGGGATACTCATGTGCCTTGCAACAGAGTCCTCCTGCTCGCTCGAGGACGTGGCTGCAGCCGCAGACGGTCCGAAGTGGTTCCAGTGTTACGTCCACCGGGACAGAGGCCTGACCGAAGAGATCCTTCGGCGTGCGGAGGCAACCGGGTATTCGGCGATCGTGCTGACGGTCGACCTTCCGGTTCCGGGATACCGGGAGCGCGAGTACCGGCACGCATACGTAGTACCTCCGCACGCCGTGCCGGGCAACTTCGCCGCCGCGACCGACAAACCAATCGCTGAACGTGTCACGGAGCAATACAGCAGAGGTTTGCGGTGGGATGACATCGCGTGGCTGCGTGACACAGTGAAGCTTCCCATTGTCCTAAAGGGCATTCTGAGTAGTGACGACGCTGAACTCGCGGTTGAACATGGAGCGGACGCGATCTTCGTCTCAAATCACGGCGCCCGGCAGCTCGACCAATCCGTCGCCCCGATCGACGTGCTCGAAGAGGTCACTGAGGCCATCCAGGGGAGAGCGGAGGTCTACCTTGACGGCGGGGTAAGGCGCGGAACGGACGTATTGATCGCCCTTGCGCTGGGCGCTCGGGCTGTGTTCATCGGACGCCCATATCTGTGGGGTTTAGCCGCTGGTGGTCAAGAGGGAGTAGCTCGGGTTCTGGCAGTCCTTCGGTTGCAGCTTGAGAACGGAATGGTGCAGCTGGGCGCAGGAACGCTGGAGGACATCACCAGAGAACACGTTTTCTGA
- a CDS encoding S8 family serine peptidase codes for MRPRFVLFSAVLASALVASAVPAVAARPARARGTGVAAKSDGILVKYRNLSRAAEVRQDVDARLLERLPEQRIEVVDPEAPSAEAIAALEADPNVVYAEPNYLYRSTSVIPNDPKYSSLWALPKIGMPDAWTVTSGAPQVTVAVVDSGIALSHPDLAPNIWTNGAESGSKGSNGSDDDGNGYADDWRGWDWIDDDNKPADAHGHGTHVAGTIGSRGNDGYGIAGVNWSTSLVPLRALDSSGIGTAADVAAAFRYAGDMGIDVVNASFGGTGQSTAILEAINAAPQTLFVVAAGNEGSNNDLTPQYPCSYPAANLICVAASDKIDNLASFSNYGTTSVDLAAPGVGILSAGTAMTTAFAESFESDLTGRWSTGGANNLWTRSVDSVGGFLTDSPGIDYLNDTDSWAMTTNSFSLGGLSDCKLAYSLRLAIERSNDILFVEASRDGSSWSRISAWSGSSDGAWQRISDDLSAFDGASSVYLRYRLRTNATVTAQGADLDDVAVRCQSETFTGNEFFSASGTSMAAPHVAGVAALLKAAVPSATVGQIVGAVLAGVDPVGGLTGKVATSGRLDAVGSLEHLTGTQVVNDDPQPQPSPTAEPEPSTSPGPEPTTSPSPEPEPTSDPVPDPAEQVAPEHKRSITMKLGGSLYAAGRVKVADGYAACADKVVVKIKRNGKVVGKTTTNRYGSYRVPVSDRAGRYVAIATEVQTADIPAHTCSSASSSIKRNR; via the coding sequence TTGCGCCCTCGCTTCGTCTTGTTCAGCGCCGTCCTCGCCAGCGCCCTCGTCGCATCGGCCGTACCGGCCGTCGCCGCTCGGCCCGCCCGCGCTCGGGGAACGGGCGTCGCCGCGAAGAGCGATGGCATCCTGGTCAAGTACCGCAACCTGTCTCGGGCGGCCGAGGTTCGCCAGGACGTAGACGCTCGGCTCCTGGAGCGCCTTCCGGAGCAGAGGATCGAGGTCGTTGATCCCGAGGCGCCGTCCGCAGAGGCCATCGCGGCCCTCGAGGCCGACCCGAACGTGGTGTACGCCGAGCCCAACTACCTCTACCGCTCGACCTCGGTCATCCCGAACGACCCCAAGTACAGCTCGCTGTGGGCTCTGCCCAAGATCGGGATGCCCGACGCCTGGACCGTCACCAGCGGAGCTCCTCAGGTAACGGTCGCGGTCGTCGACAGCGGCATTGCCCTGTCGCACCCGGACCTCGCCCCCAACATCTGGACCAACGGCGCTGAGAGCGGCAGCAAGGGCAGCAACGGCAGCGACGACGACGGCAACGGCTACGCCGACGACTGGCGGGGCTGGGACTGGATCGATGACGACAACAAGCCCGCGGACGCCCACGGCCACGGCACCCACGTGGCCGGAACCATCGGCTCCCGCGGCAACGACGGCTACGGCATCGCCGGCGTCAACTGGTCGACCTCGCTGGTGCCGCTGCGGGCGCTCGATTCCTCCGGGATCGGGACCGCCGCGGATGTGGCCGCCGCCTTCCGCTACGCGGGAGACATGGGGATCGACGTCGTCAACGCGAGCTTCGGTGGGACCGGCCAGTCGACCGCCATCCTGGAAGCGATCAATGCCGCCCCCCAGACCCTGTTCGTCGTGGCGGCCGGCAACGAGGGCTCTAACAACGACCTCACGCCGCAGTATCCGTGCAGCTACCCCGCCGCGAACCTCATCTGCGTGGCCGCCAGCGACAAGATCGACAACCTGGCGAGCTTCTCGAACTACGGAACGACCTCAGTCGATCTCGCGGCTCCCGGCGTCGGCATCTTGAGCGCCGGCACGGCCATGACCACCGCCTTCGCCGAGAGCTTCGAGTCCGACCTCACCGGACGCTGGAGCACCGGCGGCGCCAACAACCTCTGGACCCGCTCGGTCGACAGCGTCGGCGGCTTCCTCACCGACAGCCCCGGCATCGACTACCTGAACGACACCGACTCGTGGGCGATGACAACCAACTCCTTCTCGCTCGGCGGCCTCAGCGACTGCAAGCTCGCCTACTCGCTGCGGCTAGCGATCGAACGCAGCAACGACATCTTGTTCGTGGAGGCTTCGCGGGACGGCTCGAGCTGGAGCAGGATCTCGGCGTGGTCGGGCAGCTCGGACGGTGCCTGGCAGCGGATCAGCGACGATCTCAGCGCCTTCGATGGAGCGTCTTCGGTGTATCTGCGCTACCGGCTGCGCACGAACGCGACCGTCACAGCGCAGGGAGCCGACCTCGACGACGTGGCAGTGCGGTGCCAGTCCGAGACCTTCACCGGCAACGAGTTCTTCAGCGCCAGCGGGACCTCCATGGCGGCGCCGCACGTCGCCGGCGTGGCAGCTCTTTTGAAAGCCGCGGTTCCGAGCGCCACCGTCGGTCAGATCGTGGGCGCGGTTCTGGCCGGCGTAGATCCCGTCGGCGGGCTGACCGGCAAGGTCGCCACCTCGGGACGCCTGGACGCGGTCGGCTCACTCGAGCACCTCACCGGAACCCAGGTCGTAAACGACGACCCTCAACCCCAACCGTCGCCCACCGCGGAGCCCGAGCCCAGCACGTCTCCGGGGCCGGAGCCGACGACGTCTCCGTCGCCCGAGCCTGAGCCCACGAGCGACCCCGTTCCGGATCCCGCGGAGCAGGTCGCGCCCGAGCACAAGCGCAGCATCACGATGAAGCTCGGCGGGTCGCTGTATGCAGCGGGTCGCGTCAAGGTCGCCGACGGCTACGCCGCCTGCGCCGACAAGGTCGTTGTCAAGATCAAGCGCAATGGCAAGGTCGTCGGCAAGACGACGACGAATCGCTACGGCTCCTACCGCGTGCCTGTGAGCGACCGAGCCGGCCGCTACGTCGCCATCGCCACCGAGGTGCAGACGGCGGACATCCCGGCGCACACCTGCTCGAGCGCCTCGTCGTCGATCAAGAGGAACCGCTAG
- the selA gene encoding L-seryl-tRNA(Sec) selenium transferase, giving the protein MGDDSVQVGLRALPAVDRLVDAVGGRGVGVTAAARRAIDEARAAIRGGGPAPTLEDLAERVRHLLRDDARSLLQPVINATGVLIHTNLGRAPLGEEQLAAVLEVASGYSNLEYDVAGGRRGTRYAHATALISALTGAEEALVVNNNAAAVLVTLASLCAGREVIISRGELIEIGGEFRIPDVMAASGAKLVEVGTTNRTHIGDYEKAITPDTAAILKVHPSNYRVVGFTAEVAPRDLGRLAVSRGLSFIHDLGSGLVMEDASLPEPLVRDALEDGADVVTFSGDKLLGGPQAGVIAGRARAIGTISHHPLLRTLRPDKMTLAALEATLRMYLEGRGGELPLWQMASVPLERLEERARKMSVSVAIRVSADVKVEPLPLSSVAGGGSLPGVELSSFGLSILSGERSAAELQRGLRYGDVPVIARVEDDRLILDLRTVPASEDDRLLALLLAALSG; this is encoded by the coding sequence ATGGGAGACGACTCTGTCCAGGTCGGGCTGCGCGCTCTGCCCGCGGTCGACCGGCTCGTAGACGCGGTCGGTGGACGCGGCGTCGGCGTAACGGCAGCCGCTCGCAGAGCGATAGACGAGGCGAGGGCGGCCATCCGCGGCGGAGGTCCGGCCCCCACGCTCGAAGACCTGGCAGAGCGAGTTCGACACCTGTTGCGAGACGATGCTCGCTCGCTCCTGCAGCCCGTGATCAACGCGACCGGCGTGCTGATCCATACGAACCTCGGCCGGGCCCCTCTGGGCGAAGAGCAACTCGCCGCGGTGCTCGAAGTGGCCTCAGGTTACTCGAACCTCGAATACGACGTCGCCGGAGGCCGTCGCGGCACCCGCTACGCGCATGCGACCGCGTTGATCTCCGCGCTCACCGGTGCCGAGGAGGCGCTGGTGGTGAACAACAACGCGGCCGCCGTCCTGGTGACGCTGGCGAGCCTGTGCGCGGGCAGAGAGGTCATCATCAGCCGCGGCGAGCTGATCGAGATCGGCGGCGAGTTCCGCATCCCCGACGTCATGGCCGCGTCCGGAGCCAAGCTGGTCGAGGTCGGCACCACCAACCGCACCCACATCGGCGACTACGAGAAGGCGATCACGCCCGACACCGCCGCGATCCTGAAGGTCCACCCGTCCAACTACCGCGTCGTGGGCTTCACAGCCGAGGTCGCGCCCCGTGATCTGGGGCGGCTCGCGGTGAGCCGCGGCCTCAGCTTCATCCACGACCTCGGCTCGGGCCTGGTGATGGAGGACGCGAGCCTGCCGGAGCCTCTAGTCAGAGACGCGCTGGAAGACGGCGCCGACGTCGTCACGTTCTCCGGGGACAAGCTCCTCGGCGGGCCACAGGCGGGCGTGATCGCGGGGCGGGCTCGAGCTATCGGGACGATCTCGCACCACCCCCTGCTGCGGACGCTACGCCCGGACAAGATGACCCTCGCCGCGCTGGAGGCAACCTTGCGCATGTATCTCGAGGGGCGAGGCGGCGAGCTCCCCCTGTGGCAGATGGCGTCGGTGCCGCTCGAGCGCCTGGAGGAGCGGGCCCGAAAGATGTCGGTCTCGGTGGCGATCCGCGTCTCGGCCGACGTGAAGGTCGAGCCGCTCCCACTCAGCTCGGTCGCAGGCGGCGGCTCTCTCCCCGGCGTCGAGCTGTCTTCGTTCGGCCTGTCGATCCTGAGCGGGGAGCGCAGCGCCGCCGAGCTGCAGAGAGGCCTTCGCTACGGCGACGTGCCGGTGATCGCCCGGGTCGAAGACGACCGGTTGATCCTCGACCTCCGCACCGTCCCTGCGTCCGAGGACGACCGCCTGCTCGCACTGCTGCTGGCGGCCCTCTCTGGCTGA
- a CDS encoding response regulator transcription factor, which produces MSQQEGVKVLLVDDHDLLRRGIKTMLETEGVEVVGEASDGTKVLRMVEELLPDVVLIDVIMPNKDGIEATREIKDSFPNVGVVVLSGHDDQQFVFDALKAGASGYLLKTAELDEVVATVRSVAAGGGRLDPALASKVLTEFQGYQKADVSDVYQPLTPREREILQLMNEGLPNKAIASRLSISERTVTTHIANIYSKLHVNNRVSAIQEAMRRRILTFNQPA; this is translated from the coding sequence GTGTCCCAACAAGAGGGCGTGAAAGTCCTGCTCGTAGACGACCACGACCTGCTGCGGCGTGGCATCAAGACGATGCTCGAGACCGAAGGGGTCGAAGTCGTGGGTGAGGCGTCCGACGGAACGAAGGTTCTACGTATGGTCGAAGAGCTCCTGCCCGATGTCGTGCTGATCGACGTGATCATGCCCAACAAAGATGGGATCGAAGCAACCCGAGAGATAAAGGACTCCTTTCCGAACGTCGGCGTGGTCGTTCTGTCGGGACATGACGATCAACAGTTCGTTTTCGATGCCTTGAAAGCGGGAGCTTCCGGATATCTCTTGAAGACCGCGGAGCTGGACGAGGTCGTGGCGACGGTTCGTTCGGTGGCCGCGGGTGGGGGACGCCTCGACCCCGCGCTCGCGAGCAAGGTGCTGACCGAGTTCCAGGGCTACCAGAAGGCCGACGTGTCCGACGTCTACCAGCCGCTCACGCCGCGAGAGCGCGAGATCCTGCAGCTCATGAACGAGGGCCTCCCGAACAAGGCGATCGCGAGCCGGCTCTCGATCTCGGAGCGCACGGTCACGACGCACATCGCGAACATCTACTCCAAGCTGCACGTGAACAACCGTGTATCCGCGATCCAAGAGGCGATGCGGCGCCGGATCCTGACCTTCAACCAGCCCGCCTAG
- a CDS encoding acyltransferase, whose amino-acid sequence MDLNARQQQLLEDLREVGRHLRGETLDRYQRMNPFAEDLSDWKERGRAWTSDDRDVTIYDSTTVVGDVSIGRGTWVGPFCSLDGTGGLTIGEYCSVSSGCQLLSHDTARWALSGGREVYEYAPTAIGNHCFLGTHVVVTRGVTVGDRCLVAAGAVVTADAAEGSILAGIPARRIGTVDLRGDGSVDLRYS is encoded by the coding sequence GTGGACCTAAACGCCCGCCAGCAGCAGCTCCTAGAGGATCTGCGGGAGGTGGGTCGACACCTGCGCGGTGAGACCCTCGATCGCTACCAGCGAATGAACCCATTCGCAGAGGACCTCAGCGACTGGAAGGAACGCGGGCGAGCTTGGACCTCCGACGATCGCGACGTCACGATCTACGACTCGACAACTGTCGTCGGTGACGTGAGCATCGGCAGAGGCACGTGGGTCGGTCCCTTCTGCTCGCTCGACGGGACGGGCGGACTCACTATCGGCGAATATTGCTCCGTGTCGTCCGGATGTCAGCTACTTAGTCACGACACCGCCCGATGGGCGCTCTCAGGCGGCCGAGAAGTGTACGAGTACGCGCCGACAGCGATCGGGAATCACTGTTTCCTCGGAACCCACGTTGTCGTCACGCGAGGCGTGACCGTCGGCGACCGTTGCCTGGTCGCGGCAGGAGCCGTTGTCACGGCTGACGCCGCTGAGGGCAGCATCCTCGCTGGTATCCCGGCACGAAGGATCGGAACCGTGGATCTAAGGGGCGACGGGAGTGTGGACTTGCGTTACTCATGA
- a CDS encoding ABC transporter ATP-binding protein/permease, which produces MANIPDFVSRSTTAFRKCLVLLGPRARGKWLTLVGLAVFVSALEALAAVFVFVLLALVTNPQGPIMVPLLGDLHQRFPRLTEPRTLLAAALITAGFFLVRALVYLLQSYLQNRLAYGTAASLARRLVRGYLAMPYSQYLRRNSAEMIRNAHESTVGFAQLVLFPGIVLGAEIFVTLTLCAMLVLTSPLAALAAFLLLGCVVLLMLRLVQPRLLRLGRRVQDFSTESLKSLQQTLHGLRDIRVLGREGFFEESFAATRQSLADAYAARGLLIDIPRVTLETSVLLVVLLFLGAQAIRTGSVAESVTALGLFGYAAFRILPSVNRIVNNVQSLKFAGPLIDFLHEDVVAADAALAEVNAPRDDSFHDTIEMKDVGFRYPGADRDAVAGIQLTIRRGESIGIAGPTGSGKSTLLDLILGLLEPTAGEIYIDGQPLHQEVRTWQRCVGVVPQMIFLLDDTIRRNIAFGLVDGEIDEVRVEEAVKIAQLESFVEALPSGLDTIVGERGVKLSGGQRQRLAIARAMYRQPEVLIFDEGTSALDSRTEADVINALPRMRPDLTLISVAHRLSTIRNHDRVVFVTDGQIAAVGSFDDLVKQSDDFRAMAQQDPTLYARPT; this is translated from the coding sequence ATGGCCAACATCCCTGACTTCGTGTCTCGTTCGACCACCGCTTTCCGCAAGTGCTTGGTCCTTCTGGGACCGCGCGCGAGAGGGAAGTGGCTGACGCTCGTTGGTCTTGCTGTCTTCGTCAGCGCACTGGAAGCACTGGCCGCGGTGTTCGTGTTCGTTCTGCTCGCACTCGTGACGAACCCACAGGGGCCGATAATGGTCCCTCTCCTGGGCGACCTGCATCAGAGGTTCCCGCGGCTGACCGAGCCGCGGACGCTGCTAGCGGCGGCCTTGATCACCGCGGGCTTCTTCCTCGTGAGAGCTCTCGTCTACCTCCTCCAGAGCTACCTTCAGAACCGGCTGGCGTATGGAACTGCTGCGTCTTTGGCCCGGCGTCTTGTGCGTGGGTACCTCGCGATGCCGTACTCGCAGTACCTGCGCCGTAACTCGGCCGAGATGATCCGGAACGCGCACGAGTCCACCGTCGGCTTCGCCCAGTTGGTGCTGTTCCCGGGGATAGTGCTGGGGGCCGAGATCTTCGTCACTCTCACGCTGTGCGCGATGCTCGTCTTGACGTCTCCCCTGGCAGCACTTGCTGCCTTCCTCCTCCTAGGGTGTGTCGTGCTGCTCATGTTGAGACTTGTCCAGCCGCGTCTCCTCAGACTCGGTCGGCGCGTCCAAGACTTCTCGACGGAGAGCTTGAAGTCGTTGCAGCAGACGCTGCACGGCCTTCGCGACATCAGAGTCCTCGGGAGAGAGGGTTTCTTCGAGGAGAGTTTCGCGGCAACGCGTCAGAGCCTTGCAGACGCGTACGCCGCTCGGGGTCTGCTGATCGATATCCCGCGGGTCACCTTGGAGACCAGCGTGCTGCTCGTCGTCCTTCTCTTTCTCGGCGCTCAGGCGATCCGAACCGGCTCGGTGGCAGAAAGTGTCACCGCGTTGGGCCTCTTCGGCTATGCCGCGTTCCGCATTCTTCCTTCGGTTAATCGGATCGTGAACAACGTCCAGAGTCTGAAGTTCGCCGGGCCACTGATCGACTTCCTCCATGAGGACGTGGTCGCTGCCGACGCGGCACTGGCAGAGGTGAACGCGCCTCGGGACGACTCGTTCCACGACACCATCGAGATGAAGGACGTCGGTTTTCGTTACCCGGGAGCGGATCGGGATGCGGTAGCTGGGATCCAGCTGACGATCCGGCGCGGCGAGTCGATCGGGATCGCGGGCCCGACCGGCAGCGGCAAGAGCACGTTACTCGACCTGATCCTGGGCTTGCTGGAGCCGACTGCTGGAGAGATCTACATCGACGGGCAGCCGCTGCATCAGGAGGTAAGGACGTGGCAGAGATGCGTCGGTGTCGTCCCTCAGATGATCTTCCTGTTGGACGACACGATCAGGCGAAACATAGCCTTTGGTCTTGTCGACGGAGAGATCGATGAGGTGCGCGTCGAAGAAGCGGTGAAGATCGCGCAGCTAGAGTCGTTCGTCGAGGCGCTGCCGTCGGGGCTTGACACGATCGTCGGTGAGCGCGGGGTGAAGCTATCGGGAGGGCAGCGTCAACGCCTTGCCATCGCCCGCGCTATGTACAGGCAACCTGAAGTGCTGATCTTCGATGAGGGTACTTCCGCGCTCGATAGCAGGACGGAGGCCGATGTGATCAACGCCCTACCGCGGATGCGACCGGATCTCACCCTCATCAGCGTTGCCCACCGCCTGAGCACGATCAGGAATCACGACCGGGTCGTGTTCGTAACGGACGGTCAGATCGCTGCCGTCGGCAGCTTCGATGACCTTGTGAAACAAAGCGACGACTTCCGCGCGATGGCGCAACAAGACCCGACGCTCTACGCGCGCCCTACGTAA
- a CDS encoding ATP-grasp domain-containing protein produces the protein MREAFEHHRVPSARFRAVRTKEDASRAVAELDTWPLIVKPSNSRGGGSRGVMRISSERDLEPALHFAQSFYDQSEVIIEECFEGSEHSVETITYEGTTAVIAVSDKVKSPPPYRVDKAVIYPTRLPPDKLSVLEQVVTAAVRAVGVTWGPVHVELSYEPDGPRVIELGARCGGGGTPDPIVPFVTGVEMLQEVIRMSLGERPGSLTPERQWGCVYHFLTPAPGILHRVEGLDRVREWRGILDCDVSILPGQEIRPVRIGADRAGFVIAGDEKREVAIGLAEKAEQTIKFHVEDRGARAHAGR, from the coding sequence ATGCGGGAAGCCTTTGAGCACCACAGGGTCCCCTCTGCGCGTTTCAGAGCCGTGCGCACCAAGGAGGACGCCTCCCGTGCCGTGGCTGAGCTGGACACTTGGCCGCTAATCGTGAAACCGAGTAACAGCCGAGGTGGGGGAAGCCGAGGCGTGATGCGGATCTCGTCGGAGCGTGACCTCGAACCTGCACTCCACTTCGCGCAAAGCTTCTACGACCAGTCCGAGGTGATCATCGAAGAATGCTTCGAAGGCTCAGAGCACAGCGTCGAGACGATCACGTACGAGGGAACAACAGCGGTCATCGCCGTTTCCGACAAGGTGAAGTCTCCTCCGCCCTACCGCGTCGACAAAGCTGTCATCTATCCAACAAGGCTGCCGCCCGACAAGCTGTCGGTCCTCGAACAGGTAGTAACGGCCGCCGTGAGAGCGGTGGGCGTTACCTGGGGACCTGTTCACGTCGAGCTCTCCTACGAACCGGATGGTCCCAGAGTGATAGAGCTGGGCGCACGCTGCGGAGGCGGAGGTACTCCCGACCCCATCGTGCCTTTTGTGACCGGCGTCGAGATGCTGCAGGAAGTGATTCGGATGTCGCTCGGGGAGAGACCTGGGTCACTGACGCCTGAGCGGCAGTGGGGCTGTGTCTACCACTTCCTCACCCCTGCACCCGGAATCCTCCACCGCGTTGAGGGACTCGACCGCGTACGTGAATGGCGCGGCATCCTCGACTGTGACGTCTCGATCCTGCCTGGTCAGGAGATCCGCCCTGTTCGGATTGGTGCCGACCGCGCCGGCTTCGTCATCGCTGGGGACGAGAAACGTGAAGTCGCCATTGGATTGGCGGAGAAGGCAGAACAGACGATCAAGTTCCACGTAGAGGATCGCGGCGCGCGGGCGCATGCCGGCCGGTAG
- a CDS encoding M15 family metallopeptidase — MTLKKLVFALLGALVAQVLMAAPALAYNWTRDLSYGATGKDVKALQVRVAGWYPANDQSLFEIDGTFDDDTKVAVEAFQQHYGLTPDGVAGADTFKALNALEDEDHTTVNFDFSEFWQNRNSSCSAEANQYASSFRGGMVSEKEVKKNVRRLMWRLEALRAKVGDKPIAINSGFRSVAYNRCIRGATYSQHMYGTAADMRIVGVSNRKGRDTAKGSQVHGIGCYSSMSHNHMDLRMQNEALGGAQYWWWPERDEYDRDLASDDLPCYGEIKRDSSVSAAGAAVESASYEMAERWTQAELNEWKAEGEADNLHGLD, encoded by the coding sequence ATGACCCTCAAGAAACTCGTTTTCGCTCTCCTCGGCGCGCTCGTGGCTCAGGTCCTCATGGCCGCTCCCGCCCTCGCCTACAACTGGACCCGGGATCTCTCCTATGGAGCCACCGGGAAGGACGTGAAAGCGCTCCAGGTCCGGGTCGCCGGCTGGTATCCCGCGAACGACCAGAGCCTGTTCGAGATCGACGGGACCTTCGACGACGACACCAAGGTCGCAGTAGAGGCGTTCCAGCAGCACTACGGGCTCACCCCCGACGGCGTCGCCGGCGCCGACACCTTCAAGGCGCTGAACGCGCTGGAGGACGAGGACCACACGACCGTCAACTTCGACTTCTCCGAGTTCTGGCAGAACCGGAACTCGAGTTGTTCCGCGGAGGCGAACCAGTACGCGAGCAGCTTCCGCGGCGGGATGGTCTCGGAGAAAGAGGTCAAGAAAAACGTGCGGCGTCTGATGTGGAGGCTCGAGGCGCTGCGGGCGAAGGTCGGCGACAAGCCGATCGCGATCAACTCCGGCTTCCGCAGCGTCGCCTACAACCGCTGCATCCGCGGCGCCACCTACTCGCAGCACATGTACGGGACCGCGGCGGACATGCGGATCGTCGGCGTGTCCAACCGCAAGGGCCGCGACACCGCGAAGGGCTCGCAGGTCCACGGCATCGGCTGCTACTCGTCCATGTCGCACAACCACATGGATCTGCGGATGCAGAACGAGGCACTGGGCGGCGCGCAGTACTGGTGGTGGCCGGAGCGTGACGAATACGACCGTGACCTGGCATCGGATGACCTCCCCTGCTACGGCGAGATCAAGCGGGACTCGTCGGTCTCGGCCGCGGGGGCCGCTGTCGAGTCCGCCAGCTACGAGATGGCCGAGCGCTGGACGCAGGCCGAGCTGAACGAGTGGAAGGCCGAGGGCGAGGCGGACAACCTCCACGGCCTCGACTGA
- a CDS encoding glycosyltransferase — MSRKDRLRLPRVIWGLTPIINIKYWSAAVRMLGYESTTIVWGWFDINRREDFDLWLGDFLSPWRTKILDPVREQLMFLWALRHADIFVFFFDGGFLSRTPLRRLESRLLHFARKKIIVTPYGSDIAVVGYLGAAEEAILTDYPQTLTRSRRVASLVRHFCEEADLVIRNLQVGYLPRYDVVWPCQLAVDTDLWRPVEIRRDTSATVNVVHASNHRAIKGTRHVIEAVAELGAEGLPVRLHLLEARPNEEVREVVLAGDIVVEQLIGGFGLFGIEAMSAGKPVLSNLRWMPPEMKAHPSIQECPIVDCDASDIKAKLRDLAENPEARVAAGAASRRFALKYHSYDAVGRAWSVLLRSVWDEVPLEEIQAAERDLPWQLATSPMHRVARADRAVT; from the coding sequence ATGTCACGAAAGGACCGATTGCGCCTCCCCCGCGTGATTTGGGGGTTGACGCCGATCATCAACATCAAGTACTGGTCCGCCGCCGTTCGGATGCTTGGGTACGAAAGCACGACGATCGTCTGGGGCTGGTTTGACATAAACCGCCGGGAAGACTTCGACCTTTGGCTGGGGGACTTTTTGTCACCGTGGCGCACGAAGATCCTCGACCCCGTGCGAGAGCAACTGATGTTTCTGTGGGCGCTGCGTCACGCCGATATCTTCGTGTTCTTCTTCGATGGCGGGTTCCTCTCGCGAACGCCTCTGCGTCGCCTGGAATCGCGCCTGCTGCACTTCGCCAGAAAGAAGATCATCGTGACGCCGTATGGCAGCGATATCGCTGTTGTCGGATACCTCGGGGCCGCCGAAGAGGCGATACTGACGGACTACCCCCAAACACTGACACGCTCTCGCCGGGTTGCGTCACTGGTCCGACACTTCTGCGAAGAGGCGGACCTCGTCATTCGGAACCTGCAGGTGGGCTACCTGCCCCGCTACGACGTCGTTTGGCCGTGCCAACTCGCGGTCGACACAGACCTCTGGCGGCCAGTGGAAATACGTCGGGACACATCGGCAACCGTCAACGTCGTCCATGCCTCGAACCACCGCGCGATCAAAGGGACCCGCCACGTGATCGAAGCAGTCGCGGAGTTGGGGGCCGAGGGCCTACCCGTGCGCTTGCACCTGCTCGAGGCGCGTCCGAACGAAGAGGTACGGGAGGTGGTTCTCGCGGGAGACATAGTCGTTGAGCAACTTATAGGGGGTTTCGGGCTCTTCGGGATCGAAGCAATGAGCGCCGGAAAGCCGGTGCTGTCAAACCTGCGGTGGATGCCACCAGAGATGAAGGCTCACCCAAGCATCCAGGAGTGTCCGATCGTGGACTGCGACGCGAGCGACATCAAGGCGAAGCTTCGAGACTTGGCCGAGAACCCCGAGGCCAGAGTGGCGGCCGGCGCAGCGAGCCGTCGCTTCGCGCTGAAGTATCATTCCTACGATGCCGTAGGGCGTGCGTGGTCTGTACTGCTGCGCAGCGTATGGGACGAGGTCCCTCTAGAAGAGATCCAAGCTGCTGAGCGAGACCTTCCCTGGCAACTCGCCACGTCACCGATGCACCGCGTGGCCCGAGCGGATCGAGCTGTTACGTAG